In Streptococcus gallolyticus subsp. gallolyticus DSM 16831, the sequence ACAGAGCACTTTTTTAGAGATTCGATGAAGATTGCAATCCCAGTAGCTTTGCAGGCTATGCTGCAATCTTCTTTTTCCATGATAGACCAATTAATGGTAGGTCAGCTTGGCAAAACAGCCATTGCAGCCGTAGAAGTAGGCGGTAAGCCAGAATTCGTCTTTGCCTTTGTTAGCGGAGCTATTGCCACCGTGACAGGCATCATGGTTTCTCAGTATATGGGAAAAAATGACCAAAAGAAAATCAACACCAGTATGTCTGTTAATCTTCTGGTGATGATGATTTTAGCTGTTTTCACGATGAGTGTCTGCTTTTTCTTGCCGCACATGATTTCAGGGATATTTACCAAAGACACGACCGTGATTGCTAATGCCGCAGACTATATCAAAATCTTAGCCTTGGTTTATCCCTTGTCTGGGATTTCTTCAATCCTAGCGGTGCAAATGAGATGTCATAATCATGCCGAATATCCGCTTTATATTAGTGCCGTGGCAGCAGTTGTCAATACCGCTTTGAATTATCTCTTGATTTTCGGACATTTTGGTTTTGCGCCAATGGGAGTTAAAGGGGCAGCCGTAGCAAGTTTGATGTCACAAATCGTCAATCTTCTCTTAATGATTTATTACTACCGTAAAATCTGTTCTTTCGCAGTTGATTTACATATGGACAGCGTTGAAATTCGGCAATACGCTGTTATGCTTTTACCAATTGTTATCAATGAATTCCTCTGGACAATGGGACAAAATGTGAATACCTACATTTACGGGCATATGGGAACTAGTGAATTAGCAGGAATGTCATTGACAGGACCAATTCAAGGGCTATTTATCGGAGCTTTATCAGGACTTTCTCAAGCGGCAGGTATCCTTATCGGACGACGCCTTGGAAAACGTGATTACGACAAAGCCTACGAAGAATCCAAACAGCTGTGCCTCTACGGTTTGGTGGGCTCTTTGATATTATCGATTACCCTTATTGCCACCAAAGGCTTGTATATCGGACTTTACAATGTCGAAGCAGATGTTAGTCAAGTTGGCTCACAACTACTGGTAGCCTTTGCCATTCTAGCCCCAATCAAAGTGCAAAATATGATTTTAGGTGGTGGCATTATCCGAAGTGGCGGTAGAACCAAATACATCATGATTATCGACATACTAGGCACTTGGCTTATCGGCGTCCCCATCGGACTCCTCACAGGACTCGCCTTAAAACTACCAATCGTATGGGTCTATTTCCTCCTATCACAAGAAGAACTCT encodes:
- a CDS encoding MATE family efflux transporter; amino-acid sequence: MTKTEHFFRDSMKIAIPVALQAMLQSSFSMIDQLMVGQLGKTAIAAVEVGGKPEFVFAFVSGAIATVTGIMVSQYMGKNDQKKINTSMSVNLLVMMILAVFTMSVCFFLPHMISGIFTKDTTVIANAADYIKILALVYPLSGISSILAVQMRCHNHAEYPLYISAVAAVVNTALNYLLIFGHFGFAPMGVKGAAVASLMSQIVNLLLMIYYYRKICSFAVDLHMDSVEIRQYAVMLLPIVINEFLWTMGQNVNTYIYGHMGTSELAGMSLTGPIQGLFIGALSGLSQAAGILIGRRLGKRDYDKAYEESKQLCLYGLVGSLILSITLIATKGLYIGLYNVEADVSQVGSQLLVAFAILAPIKVQNMILGGGIIRSGGRTKYIMIIDILGTWLIGVPIGLLTGLALKLPIVWVYFLLSQEELFRLIISIIMFRSKKWMNTIR